One genomic segment of Impatiens glandulifera chromosome 6, dImpGla2.1, whole genome shotgun sequence includes these proteins:
- the LOC124943111 gene encoding putative disease resistance protein RGA3: MADAALIKDEFSLFWSFKKKVQKLSSTLTSIMAVLEDAERKNVQEKDKQTEDWLRKLKDVAYEVRDIMDDCTYEDLRLQVNRRNASSSTRIKVTNSITHPFRSTRTRLKVGHKIKDVQEKLDQISSERQTLHLRESIHDSERDKLTSRWRENMSLSSCNQVYGRDKEKKQIIDILVNNTSSACVDKKPYVLPIVGIGGLGKTTLAQMVFNDEEITKHFETKIWVCVSDDFDIKLVIKAIIGATNETSLEILQKMIQDRLKGKKYLIVLDDVWNENVDAWDQLRSILDCGSNGAFILTTTRKKNVAKIMETIQHFQISSLSNEDCWLLFQERAFMCGTQKTTNFVDIGKEIVKKCKGVPLIAKTLGSQLNFNDDEKEWCRIRDSEIWEISQSDEEIDILRILRLSYYDLPYYLRRCFVFCAIFPKDTIIEKERLIQLWMAHGLILTDKNKEVEDVGNKIWKQLCWRSFFQDEESNRYGIYETCKMHDLMHDLAQDECYKLDANNSSDGLKREIRHLMVMDDKFVKISVDSLKKIGGLQSLMLKDRDVGGKQIFPSVLKELPILRVLELSYCWLQQGRFEKYEELCYLGCLKHLRYLDISGNKGIAILPDSICDLLNLQTLKLNHCSRLESLPKNTKDLINLRHLYLKGCDGLKYMPRGMEQLKHLKRLSLFVIGKKERDCQLDELKKLDIRGSLKIRKLGRVSNASMERGISMAKMSSINELELEWRSDDEVDESKSTRDRDEKIGEALEVSTARLKILGMSGYKGVNLPKWVGKSYHFLTRLELKGLDNMNTIASSSDDNEMIVLFPLLEELVVGMKNLRELVSPSCWSTGAFPNLSTLAIFNCPKLGALPPHLKSLKDVTVIGECSDELLYSIWNLNGTLTHLKLSGLNNDVEHGIFSVNNNMNGIEVVLFPYLEKLDIGNMKNLRELVSPAIPSAGAFPNLSRLMIHDCPKLGALPPHLKSLKDVAVWGECSDELLYSISNLSALTHLHLCSITERSVLFGAGYKALMFDDEIPSTSSSSSSNNNSEAQLGGGAVRSTFQSLQSLAITGCPPKLRRLFGEGMISKISGCQNKHFINSLTDLYIWYCPELMISVEEFVGNLNINNNSLQRLSIWGCDKLVSSEEADDVIALLRSLRTRLGPKKFEVDIIKEE; this comes from the coding sequence ATGGCTGATGCAGCTCTAATTAAGGATGAATTCTCGTTGTTTTGGAGTTTTAAGAAGAAGGTCCAAAAGCTATCCAGCACGCTAACTTCAATTATGGCAGTACTTGAGGATGCAGAGAGAAAGAATGTGCAGGAGAAGGACAAACAAACGGAAGATTGGTTGCGGAAGCTGAAAGATGTGGCGTACGAGGTTCGAGACATCATGGATGACTGCACCTATGAAGATCTTCGTCTTCAAGTCAACAGGCGTAATGCCTCCTCTTCAACCCGGATCAAGGTAACCAACTCAATAACCCATCCTTTTAGAAGTACTAGGACACGTCTAAAAGTTGGTCACAAAATTAAGGATGTTCAAGAGAAGCTTGACCAAATTTCTTCGGAGCGTCAAACGTTACATTTGCGTGAATCTATTCATGACTCAGAAAGAGACAAGCTTACTAGTAGATGGCGTGAAAACATGTCTCTTTCTAGTTGTAATCAAGTATATGGGAGAGATAAGGAGAAGAAACAGATTATTGATATTCTAGTCAATAATACATCTAGTGCTTGTGTTGATAAAAAACCATATGTTCTACCCATTGTTGGAATAGGGGGTCTTGGTAAAACAACACTTGCCCAAATGGTCTTCAACGACGAGGAGATTACTAAGCATTTTGAAACCAAAATCTGGGTTTGTGTTTCAGATGATTTTGATATTAAATTGGTGATCAAAGCTATTATAGGAGCAACAAATGAAACTTCCTTAGAGATATTGCAGAAAATGATTCAAGATAGATTGAAAgggaaaaaatatttgattgtattggATGATGTTTGGAATGAAAATGTTGATGCATGGGATCAGTTGAGATCTATCTTGGATTGTGGATCAAATGGTGCATTTATCCTTACCACGACACGGAAAAAAAATGTGGCAAAAATTATGGAAACGATTCAACATTTTCAGATATCATCGCTCTCTAACGAGGATTGTTGGCTACTCTTTCAAGAGCGTGCGTTTATGTGTGGAACACAAAAAACTACAAACTTTGTTGATATTGGAAAAGAAATAGTTAAAAAATGTAAGGGTGTTCCCTTAATTGCCAAAACATTGGGAAGTCAATTAAACTTCAACGATGACGAAAAGGAATGGTGCAGAATAAGAGATAGTGAGATATGGGAGATATCTCAAAGTGATgaagaaattgatattttgcGTATTCTAAGGTTGAGTTACTATGACCTCCCTTATTATTTGAGAAGATGCTTTGTGTTTTGTGCTATATTTCCCAAGGATACTATAATTGAAAAGGAAAGATTAATCCAATTGTGGATGGCACATGGTTTAATTCTTACAGATAAGAACAAAGAAGTGGAAGATGTTGGGAATAAAATTTGGAAGCAATTGTGTTGGAGATCCTTTTTTCAAGACGAGGAATCAAATCGGTATGGAATTTATGAAACATGTAAGATGCACGATCTTATGCACGATCTTGCCCAAGATGAATGTTATAAGTTGGATGCTAATAACTCAAGTGATGGTTTAAAACGAGAAATCCGTCATCTAATGGTAATGGATgataaatttgtcaaaatatcaGTTGATTCTCTTAAGAAAATTGGAGGGTTGCAATCACTAATGCTCAAGGACAGAGATGTTGGTGGAAAGCAGATTTTTCCGAGTGTATTGAAGGAACTTCCGATTTTACGTGTCCTTGAACTAAGCTATTGTTGGTTGCAGCAAGGACGATTCGAAAAGTATGAAGAATTGTGTTACTTAGGATGTCTAAAACATCTTAGATACTTAGACATTTCCGGTAATAAAGGGATAGCAATATTACCTGATAGTATTTGTGATCTCTTGAACTTACAGACTCTGAAACTCAATCATTGTTCTAGGCTTGAAAGTTTGCCCAAAAATACGAAAGACCTTATTAATCTGCGGCATCTTTATTTGAAGGGTTGTGATGGATTAAAATATATGCCTAGAGGGATGGAGCAATTGAAACATCTGAAGAGGCTAAGCTTGTTTGTGATAGGTAAAAAGGAGAGAGATTGTCAACtagatgaattaaaaaaattggatatCCGCGGATCTTTGAAAATTAGGAAGCTTGGAAGAGTTAGTAATGCATCTATGGAAAGAGGGATAAGTATGGCTAAAATGTCGAGTATCAATGAATTGGAGTTGGAATGGAGATCTGATGATGAAGTTGATGAGAGCAAGAGTACTAGAGATAGAGAtgagaaaattggtgaagctctAGAGGTTTCAACTGCAAGGCTGAAGATATTGGGAATGAGTGGTTACAAAGGTGTGAATCTCCCTAAATGGGTGGGAAAatcatatcattttctaacACGCCTTGAGCTTAAGGGCTTGGACAATATGAATACTATTGCTAGTAGTAGCGATGACAATGAAATGATAGTACTATTCCCTTTGTTAGAGGAACTTGTTGTTGGCATGAAGAATTTGAGAGAATTGGTGTCACCTAGCTGTTGGAGTACTGGAGCATTCCCTAATCTATCCACGCTGGCAATATTTAACTGCCCAAAGCTAGGGGCCTTGCCACCTCATCTCAAATCACTCAAAGATGTAACTGTTATTGGTGAATGTTCGGATGAATTGTTATATAGCATCTGGAATCTTAATGGTACTCTCACTCATCTGAAACTTAGTGGATTGAATAATGATGTGGAGCATGGAATATTCAGCGTCAACAACAACATGAATGGAATTGAAGTAGTGTTATTCCCTTATTTAGAGAAACTGGATATTGGTAATATGAAGAATTTGAGGGAATTGGTGTCTCCTGCTATTCCTAGTGCCGGAGCATTCCCTAATCTATCCAGGTTGATGATACATGATTGTCCAAAGCTAGGGGCCTTGCCACCGCATCTCAAATCACTCAAAGATGTAGCTGTTTGGGGTGAATGTTCGGATGAGTTGTTATATAGTATCTCAAATCTTAGTGCTCTCACTCATCTCCATCTATGCTCAATTACAGAAAGAAGTGTTTTATTTGGAGCTGGTTATAAGGCATTAATGTTTGATGATGAGATaccatcaacatcatcatcatcatcgtcaaaTAATAATAGTGAAGCACAATTAGGAGGAGGAGCAGTACGCTCAACTTTCCAATCTCTTCAATCTCTTGCTATTACAGGGTGCCCCCCCAAATTAAGACGTTtgtttggtgagggaatgatatCAAAGATTAGTGGCTGCCAGAACAAACACTTCATCAACTCTCTCACGGACTTGTATATCTGGTATTGCCCGGAGTTGATGATATCAGTTGAGGAATTTGTTGGAAAcctcaatattaataataattcactaCAGAGATTGAGTATCTGGGGCTGTGATAAGTTGGTGTCTTCAGAAGAAGCGGACGATGTTATCGCACTCCTGCGTTCCCTTCGAACCAGACTTGGTCCTAAGAAGTTCGAAGTAGATATCATAAAAGAggaatag